The Candidatus Cloacimonadota bacterium genomic interval ATAATAAAAAATCCCTTCTTAACGCTGGTATATCCAAGGATGTGATAAAAGATATTAGCCCATATATTTGTTATAAATATTTTCACCCTGCAGAATTTTTGGCTCTGCTAAGGAACGAATATAGTTCAAGCACAGAATACGAAAATCCTCTGAAATTATATCAAAAATATCAGCTGAATTGGAAAAATTACCAGTTCAATTTACTCGCTAAAAAAGATGCCGGAGAAACAAGTATAATTGATTATCTCGGCAGTTCCGTCTATGCGAAAAATATGGGAATTTTCAGACGTATCGTGCTAGGAAATTACAGACTAAGTATCGGACAGGGAATATTTTTTGCATCAAAATTGGGAATTTCTATGGGAAGCAACTCTACTGGACAACCGATCAAACATTCCACATATTTAAAACCTTACACGAGTTCTAGCGAATCTTTCTCGCTGTTTGGGGCTGCCACCCGGATGGATTTTCACAATTTCTCGCTTATCCCATTTTATTCCGATTACCCCCTTGATGCTACTCTCGAAAATAATAAAATTAAAAGCATCTATGTTTCCGGTTATCACAGAACAGATTCGGAAGTGAAAAAAAAAGATCAAATAAGAGAAAAACTCTACGGTTTTAATCTGGGTTATGGTTCTGAGAGTAAAATCGGATTGACCGCATTTCATTCGGAATTCAACAAAGAATTTGTTGATACAAATCAATTTAGGCAAACTGATAAGATTGGAGCGAACTATAATATTTATCTGAAAAATTTTAATTTTTTTGGAGAATATGGATTTTATAAAAACAGGAACGCTTTCATTTCCGGAGTTTTCTGGGAAAAAGATCTGTTTAAATCTCTGATTATTTTCCGAAATTATGATACAAATTTTTTGTCTTTCCACGGAAATCCATTTCATGCACGCGGAGAATTTGATAATGAAAGAGGAATTTACTATGGATTTTCTTTTCGTCCTTTTATCAAATCTCGAGTGGACGTTTATTTTGATATTTACACTCTTCCTTTTTACGAAAATAACAAATTGCTTCCCGTGTATGGAAATCAATTATTTTTTCAATTCACAAAGAAATGGAAAAATTCCTATCTGAGATTTTACTTCAAACAAAAAACTACAGAAGAAAGAAAAAACATCAACGATATCAGCAAATTCTACAATATTCAGAGAAACACGATTCGTACTGACTACAGCCGAGAAATTCATCCAAAAGTTGAATTGAAATGTAGAGCTGAATACACTTTTCACAATTTTCTAAATGCAGATAAATTTGATACTGGAGTTCTGTTTTATCAGGAAATACGTTTCACATTAAACAGAAACATGAAAAATTATTTGCGGATTTGCGAATATCATACCGGCGATATTCTGCTTTATATGTATGAAAACGATCTGGATGGGGTGATGTTGAATTCCATTTTCAAGGGTGATGGAATTTTTTATTATTATCTCTTCAAATATAATCTAAGCAAGCATTATTCATTGCAATTTAAGTTTTCGCAAAAATTTTGGAAGTCTGATAACGGCTATTCTCAAAATTTGAAGTGCAATCTAAATCGTGAATACAAAATCAAACTCGGGGTGAAAATAGATTTTTAGGAAAAAAGTTTTTGGAGTGCAACATCCGTGATGTTGCAGTGTTGTATAANNNNNNNNNNNNNNNNNNNNNNNNNNNNNNNNNNNNNNNNNNNNNNNNNNNNNNNNNNNNNNNNNNNNNNNNNNNNNNNNNNNNNNNNNNNNNNNNNNNNAACGGCTATTCTCAAAATTTGAAGTGCAATCTAAATCGTGAATACAAAATCAAACTCGGGGTGAAAATAGATTTTTAGGAAAAAAGTTTTTGGAGTGCAACATCCGTGATGTTGCAGTGTTGTATAAAATATCACGGATATTTTACTCCAAAATGCCATAAATGTATAAAATATCACCCCTGTGAAATCCCAGTGAAATCCCAGTGAAATAAAAAAGATAAAATCATTTCACGGGATAAATAAAAAAGATAAAATCATTTCACCCGAATGAAATATCGAAAAAAATAGATTTCACTGGGCAGGCGGGATAAATAAAACAGATAAAAGCATTACACGAGGCAGGTGGATATTTTATTTAAAAATTTTACTCCAAACTTGACAACTATTTTACCTATTTGAGAATGTGTCTCAATCTTATTTGGAGTAAATATGAAAAATATATTCTTGGAAAATCTAAAAGTTTATATGGGCAAACACAACATGCTCTGGTCGGTTGAAAGACAGACAATTGCAGAAAAAGTGTCTGCTTCAAACAACCACTTTACAGCTGATAACCTTTATATTGATTTGAAACAAAGCGGAAAGGATATATCACGGGCAACTGTTTACCGCACCTTGGAAATATTGGAAAAAAGTGGCTTGGTTTCCAAAATTCAGCTTAAGAGTGGAAAGCATCTCTATGAAAATATTATAGGATATTCTCACCATGATCATATGATTTGTGAAAAATGTGGCAAAATAATCGAATTTTATTCTGAAGAAATAGAAAAAATACAAAAAAAAATTTGTACAGACAATAATTTCAAAATGACAGGGCATACTATGAGAATTTGTGGAATATGTTCCGAATGTCAAAAGGACGAAGAAAGGAAATAATGAATCTAACGGAATTGAAATCTGGAGAACGTGCAATAATTGAGAAAATAGTAGGCGGAAATCAAATGCAACAAAAAATGGATAATCTTGGAATTCGTATAGGAGTTTCAGTTAAGAAAATCAGCTCGCAATATATGCGGGGTCCAATCTCTATCCAAGTGGGAAGCACTCAAATAGCACTTGGATACCGTATGGCTCAAAAAATAAAAATAAAAAAGAGCTAAAATTCCCAATGAAAGGAATGAAATTTTATGGATAAAATACTTTTAATGGGTAACCCGAATGTGGGAAAAAGTGTAATATTTTCCCGCTTGACCGGTGTGAAAGTAATCGCCTCAAATTACCCGGGCACTACAGTGGAGTTTACAGAAGGTAAATTAAATATTGATAATAAAAAAGTTAATGTAATAGATGTTCCCGGAACTTATACTTTGGAACCCACCTCAAAAGCCGAAGAAGTTGCTACCAAGATGCTGGA includes:
- a CDS encoding helix-hairpin-helix domain-containing protein gives rise to the protein MISKICCVYLLLFSCFQIIFLQAEETYEELLDLDFETNQITEQIEILDDLQKNKLDLNKVGFDELLQLPWISPKSAQKILNYRKHHKLNNKKSLLNAGISKDVIKDISPYICYKYFHPAEFLALLRNEYSSSTEYENPLKLYQKYQLNWKNYQFNLLAKKDAGETSIIDYLGSSVYAKNMGIFRRIVLGNYRLSIGQGIFFASKLGISMGSNSTGQPIKHSTYLKPYTSSSESFSLFGAATRMDFHNFSLIPFYSDYPLDATLENNKIKSIYVSGYHRTDSEVKKKDQIREKLYGFNLGYGSESKIGLTAFHSEFNKEFVDTNQFRQTDKIGANYNIYLKNFNFFGEYGFYKNRNAFISGVFWEKDLFKSLIIFRNYDTNFLSFHGNPFHARGEFDNERGIYYGFSFRPFIKSRVDVYFDIYTLPFYENNKLLPVYGNQLFFQFTKKWKNSYLRFYFKQKTTEERKNINDISKFYNIQRNTIRTDYSREIHPKVELKCRAEYTFHNFLNADKFDTGVLFYQEIRFTLNRNMKNYLRICEYHTGDILLYMYENDLDGVMLNSIFKGDGIFYYYLFKYNLSKHYSLQFKFSQKFWKSDNGYSQNLKCNLNREYKIKLGVKIDF
- a CDS encoding transcriptional repressor encodes the protein MKNIFLENLKVYMGKHNMLWSVERQTIAEKVSASNNHFTADNLYIDLKQSGKDISRATVYRTLEILEKSGLVSKIQLKSGKHLYENIIGYSHHDHMICEKCGKIIEFYSEEIEKIQKKICTDNNFKMTGHTMRICGICSECQKDEERK
- a CDS encoding FeoA family protein; translation: MNLTELKSGERAIIEKIVGGNQMQQKMDNLGIRIGVSVKKISSQYMRGPISIQVGSTQIALGYRMAQKIKIKKS